Genomic segment of Methanothermobacter sp. K4:
CCCGCCGATCCTCCAACTGCAGAGTGTTCAACTGGTGCTCCCTGAACTTAACCCGTTCACTGTACTCCACCAGGAGACCCCCCAGATTCCCCCTGCAAAAACCGTAAAAGCATAAAAAGAGTTAAAAAGGCCTCGCCAATGGGGTGGGTGTCACTATGACCTGTCAACTTTTTTGATCTCCACCACCAGGAGGTCACCAGGCTTCAACTTCAAAGCATCCCTCAAATCAGCAGGCACCTTAATGTTCCCCTGCCTGGTTAACCTGTTACTGAATGGCACGCCAACATCCTCCATCGCCATACAATCCACCTCCTATGATCATATCATATACCTATAGCGTGTCACAATATAAACAATTAACCCCAGAACATCAGCACAGTACCATGATTTGACTTCGTAATATAATGATATACCGAAGTAAAGTATCATCACAGCCACAGAAACACACAAAAAAACACGAAAAAACACAACCCCATATACATGTAGACCCTGAAAAAATTGTAAAAATAGGTGTAATATACGATCCCTGCAACCTACACTGCAGGAGACAAAACAGCACCACAACAAGAATAGACTACACAGCAACTAAACCCGACTACAGTCCACTCCACCCCTACTCCACCATGGAACAAGCCACCATCACAGCCCCCTGCAGGCCCCAGGGCACCTGATGATGGGGATGACACTCACCCTGCATGGAATCACTATCATCACACTACAGTTTTACTCCACCCTGCCACCCCAAAATTTTTTGTATTTTTTTGTATTTCTTTGATGTTACAGGACTTGATGGGGGAACCCAGTCCCAGGGTGGATTTTATTTTGATTTTTTTAGATTTTTTTCTATCTTTTTCTATCAGGTGTGATGGTTCAACCCTCCCAAAATTCCCAAAATTATTAATCCATGGAGGATATAGATATTTACACATGAAGATTGATGATAACAGGGTTTTAGAGTTCAACCTGGAAGAACTAATAGGATTTGACCCTAATGAACCACTAATAGACTTTTGCCTTGAAGACCTCCCAGTATTTGATGACCTTGAATGCCCCGACCTTAAGGAACT
This window contains:
- a CDS encoding AbrB/MazE/SpoVT family DNA-binding domain-containing protein, translated to MAMEDVGVPFSNRLTRQGNIKVPADLRDALKLKPGDLLVVEIKKVDRS